The window CATCGGGTACGGCCTGCGCCCTGATGATCCACGGGAAATGAAGGCGAAAAATGCCGCCAAGGCCAACACCTGGACGGATATTTCCTTCGACCAATACGCAGCCTTCGTCAAACCTTACACACTGGAGCGAACCGCCAAGGAGACAGGCGTTCCGACTGAAAGGCTCAAGGCGCTGGCCGAGTTGTATGCCGATCCCAAGCGCAAGGTCGTGTCGTTCTGGACCATGGGTTTCAACCAGCACACTCGCGGCGTCTGGGCCAACAACCTGATCTACAACATCCATTTGCTCACCGGCAAAATCAGCGAGCCGGGCAACAGCCCCTTCTCGTTGACCGGCCAGCCGTCGGCCTGTGGTACGGCGCGCGAAGTCGGGACTTTCTCCCACCGTTTGCCCGCCGATCTGGTGGTGACCAACCCCAAGCACCGCGCCATCGCCGAAAAAATCTGGAAGCTGCCCGCCGGTACCATTCAGGAGAAACCTGGGTTTCACGCGGTGGAACAGAGCCGCATGCTCAAGGACGGCGTGCTCAACGTTTACTGGACCCAGGCCAGCAACAACATGCACGCCGGGCCGAACATCATGCAGGAAGTCCTGCCGGGCTGGCGCAACCCGGATAATTTCGTGATTGTCTCGGATGTCTACCCCACCGTGTCCGCGCAAGCCGCCGACCTGATCCTGCCCAGCGCCATGTGGGTAGAAAAGGAAGGTGCCTTTGGCAACGCCGAGCGGCGTACGCAGTTCTGGCATCAATTGGTGACCGCACCGGGGGACGCCAAGTCGGACCTGTGGCAGTTGCTGGAGTTTTCCAAACGCTTCACCACCGATGAAACCTGGCCCGCCGAGTTACTCGCCAAGTCTCCTGATCTCAAGGGCAAAACCCTGTTTGAAGTGCTTTACAAGAATGGCCAGGTTGACCAGTTTCCGGTCGAGCAAATGGAAGCCGGATACAAAAATGATGAGGCCAAAGCGTTTGGCTTCTACCTGCAAAAAGGATTGTTCGAGGAGTACGCCCAGTTCGGTCGCGGCCACGGGCATGACCTTGCCACGTTCGACCGCTATCACAGCGAACGAGGCCTGCGCTGGCCGGTGGTGGATGGCAAGGAAACCCGCTGGCGTTACCGCGAAGGGCTCGACCCCTATGTGGAGAAAGGCAGCGAGGTGCAGTTCTACGGTTACCCGGACAAGAAGGCGATTATCTTCGCCCTCCCCTACGAGCCGCCAGCCGAAGCCCCGGATGCCGATTATCCATTCTGGCTGAGCACCGGACGCGTCCTCGAACACTGGCACACCGGCACCATGACCCAGCGCGTCGAGGAACTGTACAAAGCGGTGCCGGACGCATTGGTCTACATGCACCCCGAAGATGCCAAGGCCTTGAAGGCGCGGCGTGGCAGTGAAGTGAAGTTGATCAGCCGACGCGGTGAAATCCGTGCACGCATAGAAACCCGTGGGCGCAACAAACCGCCTCAAGGACTGGTGTTCGTGCCGTTTTTCGATGCCAACAAGCTGATCAACAAAGTCACGCTCGATGCCACCGATCCGATCTCCAAGCAGACCGACTACAAAAAATGCGCGATACGAATCGAGTTGATCAGCGTGGCCTGAGGAGAACCGTCATGCCTTTGCGAACCCTGCCGTTGCTCCTGCTCGCTGCGATTGGCGTGGTGATGGCTGCAGAAGTCAATTACCCCCTCGATGCCTCGGGGCCAGATGGACGCCGACCCGGTGGCACCTTGACCCAGAGTATGCCGGCCCCGCCCATTGCCAATGAAGAAAACAAGGACCTGAAACGCGAACGCAATTACCCGGACCAGCCACCCACCATCCCCCACACCATCCTCGGTTATCAGATCGACAAGAACGGCAACAAGTGCCTGTCCTGTCACAGCCGTGCCAACAGCGCGCGGACCCAGGCGACGATGATCAGCATCACCCACTACATGGACCGCGACGGCCAGGCGCTGGCGGCGGTGTCACCGCGCCGGTACTTCTGCAACCAATGCCACGTGCCGCAAACAGAAGTACTGCCCCTGGTGGGCAACAGCTTCGAGACGATCGACAAAATACTGCAAGACGAAGCCAACGCCACGCAGAAACCCTGAGGAGGCAACATGAAAAAACTGTTCGCCCTGCTTAAGGATTACTGGGGCATTCTGCGTCGTCCGAGCCTCTACTACAGCTTGGGCTTTCTGACGTTGGGGGGCTTTATCGCCGGGATCATTTTCTGGGGTGGCTTCAACACCGCTCTGGAGCTGAGCAATACCGAGAAATTCTGCATCTCCTGTCATGAAATGCGCGACAACGTGTTCGTCGAACTGAAGGACACCATTCATTACACGAACCGCTCCGGCGTGCGCGCCAGTTGCCCGGATTGCCACGTGCCCCACGAATGGACCCACAAGATCGCGCGCAAGATGCAGGCTTCAAAGGAGGTGTGGGGCAAGATTTTCGGCACCATCGATACGCGCGACAAATTTCTCATGCTGCGTCGCGAACTGGCCGAACATGAATGGGCACGGCTCAAGGCCAATGACTCGCGTGAATGCCGCAACTGCCACAACTTCGAGTTCATGGACTTTACCCGCCAGAGCAAGCGCGCTTCCTCCATGCACTCAACTTCACTGGCCAACGGTGAAGCCACGTGCATCGACTGCCACAAGGGCATCGCTCACAAGCTGCCCGATATGAGCGGGGTGAAAGGCTGGTAAGGATTTTTTTCGATCAGCCCGAACTTGTCCTGGCCTTTTATCCAACCCACAACGCTGGTCACCGACATGCCCACCCCCGAATCCACCCTCCTCGACAGCTGGCACCACAACGCCCAATCCTGGATCGACGCCATCCGCACTGGTGCCATCGAAAGCCGCCTCAAAGTCACCGACCAGGCCATCCTGCTGGCGGTGCTGAGTCGCCAGCCCGAGCGTGTGCTTGACCTGGGCTGCGGCGAGGGCTGGTTGTTGCGCGCGCTGGCTGAACGGGGCATCGAGGCGGTCGGTGTGGATGGCGATGCGACGCTGGTCGAGGCGGCGCGGGCGGCGGGCTCTTCGTCGGTGCATCCGGCGAGCTATGAAGAATTGGTGGAGGCGAAGGTGGACATTGGCCGCGACTACGACCTGATCTGCGCCAACTTCGCCCTGCTGCACCAGGACATCATCCCGCTGCTCACCGCCATGAACGCCCTGCTCGCCCCTGGCGGCGCGCTGGTGATCCAGACGTTGCATCCATGGACCGCGGCAGCGGGCGACTATCAGGATGGCTGGCGGGAAGAGACCTTCGCCGGGTTCAAGGGCCAATGGCAACCCATGCCGTGGTACTTGCGCACCTTGTCCAGTTGGTTCAATGCGCTGGACATGGCCGGTTTTCGGCTGGCCGCCCTGCAAGAGCCGCAGCACCCGCAAAGTCCTGCGCCGCAGTCATTGCTGCTGGTGGCCGAACCGCAGAGGTAAGTGCAATCGATCAACTCGGGCTTTTCAGTCATTCCCTTCCCGCAACAACTGCCTGACCTCAGCCTGTATGGCATAAGCCGGCGCCTCCACAGCATTGAAATCCTGTGTATACCGCTGGGCAAATCCTTCTACCCCCCATTCCTGATATTGCTGCACATGCTTTAGTTCGTGCGCCCAGAGCGCAATGTCCTGCTCGGCGTTTTGAGCGTCCCGGAAAAGGATGATGTCGATCAGCGTCACGGCACCGACATCGGGGTTTTGCAGCATGGCCGTGGCGGCGTTGAATTGGCCGTTGTCGCTCACTTTGTAGCGCGCAGCGTCGAGGACGCTGGGGTCGTACCAGCGCAGCAGTCGCTCGCGGATGTGCGAAGGAATGGGCTGGATGCCGGCGCTGGCGGCGTCAGCGCGGGCTTGAGTCAGCCACATCGCCAGGGCCGGTGCCGCGATCTGGTGGATATCATCAGCCAGGGGACCAAGCAGCGGTCCCACGTCTGGCAGGCAGATGCAGCCGTCCAGGCACACTTGTGTCTCGCCAGCCGGGCAGGCGTTGGTCTGGGCTGGAACTTCAAGCGTCAGGCAAAGAACAAACAGCGCCACCAGGCGCGTAATGATGGACAGCATTGGGCGCTCCAGGGACGGACGCAGCGCGAACAGTGGGTCCCGATTGATCGACGATCTGCATGGCTTTAGCGTAGCCCCGAACCAGGCGCCCCAGCGTTAATCCACGACGAACAACTTGGCACCGGTGGTGCTGAAAGATCGATGCCCCTCAGCGTTGCTGCCCACCTGATAGCTCATCCCGGCGGTGAGCGTGAACTGACGACCATCCTCCAGCTCCGTGTGCAACTCGCCTTCCAGGCACAACAGGATATGACCTCTCCAGCACCAGTGATCGGCCAGATACCCGGCGCTGTACTCAACCATCCGCACACGGGTTGAACCAAACTGACAGGTTCGCCAATAGGCGGTACCGGTCTGTCCAGCATGCTGTACAGGTTCGACGGTCGACCAATCGGTCGTACCAAAGGGAACAGCCGTTAGATCCATCGTTGCCTCGTCATTGAAGGAGTGTCTGCGGACCGTACTCACCCAGTCCTGCTTCCGATAGACACAGATGCCACGCGTTTATGAGATACAGACTCGAACACCTGCGAAGAACCCCAAAAAAGCCCCGCACTTCAACCGAAGGCGGGGCTTTTGATCTGGCTGGCGTCACTTCACATCGGTTACATCGCGGTAAGGAAAATCTGCTCGATCTCGTCCTGGTTGGCAGGACGCGGATTAGTGAAGCCGCAGGCATCCTTCATGGCATTGGTGGCCAGGATCGGGATGTCGTCGGCTTTGGCGCCCAGTTCGGCGAGGCCGCTCGGAATACCGACATCCAAAGACAGTTTACGGATGGCGGTGATGGCCGCGGCGGCGCCTTTTTCCGCATTCAGCTGCTGGGTGTCGACCCCCATTGCATGGGCGATGTCTTTAAACCGGGCCGGACATACGCTGGCGTTGAAGCTGGCGACATGGGGCAGCAGGATCGCATTACAGACGCCGTGAGGCAGGTCGTAGAAACCACCCAGTTGGTGCGCCATGGCGTGGACATAACCCAGCGAAGCATTGTTGAAGGCCATGCCGGCAAGAAATTGCGCGTAGGCCATATTTTCCCGGGCAGTCATGTCGTCACCCTGGGCAACGGCAGTGCGCAGGTTGGCCGAGATCAACTCCACGGCCTTGAGTGCACAGGCATCGGTGATCGGCGTTGCCGCAGTCGACACGTAGGCTTCGATAGCGTGGGTCAGCGCGTCCATGCCGGTGGCGGCGGTCAGGCCTTTAGGCATGCCTGCCATCAGCGAAGGATCGTTGACCGACAACAGTGGCGTGACGTTACGGTCGACGATGGCCATTTTCACGTGCCGGACTTCGTCGGTAATGATGCAGAAACGGGTCATTTCACTCGCCGTGCCGGCGGTGGTATTGATCGCGATCAACGGCATCTGTGGCTTGGCGGATTGATCCACGCCTTCGTAATCACTGATGTGCCCGCCGTTGGTGGCGCACAGGGCAATGCCCTTGGCGCAGTCATGGGGAGAACCGCCGCCCAGGGAAATAATGAAATCACAGTCGCTGCGACCCAGCAGCTCAAGACCTTTCTCGACATTGCTGACCGTCGGATTCGGCTTGGCGCCATCAAACAAAGTGGAATCGATGTCCTGCTGCGCCAGAAGACTGGCGACCTTGGCGGCCACGCCGGCTTTGGCCAGGCCTGCATCAGTGACGATCAAGGCTTTGCGAAAACCATATTTACGGATGGCGAGCATCGCTTCGTCGAGACTGCCAATGCCCATCATGTTCACGGATGGAATGAAGAAGGTGCTGCTCATGGTAATTCCTCTTTTATTCTGGAAACCCGGAAATCAGGTGAGGTCTTGTACTCAAATCGCAGGCTGTGAGGCGGGTCTGAATATCGTCATCAACGAGTTCAGCGGGAGACGTGCTGCATCAAGTATTCAGGCGAACAGCTTTTAAGACGCAGAGGTGGATGGGCCATCGCAGCCAGTAACTTTTGCTCTTGGAATCGAGCCTAAACCTATGACGCCAGACAGGAATGGTCCTTTAGCGTTCATTGGTACCTCCTTTAGTACCGGGAGGTCATGCGTCCCTACAAGTCCGGCTCTTGGCTTTACGAGACTGGGTAGGTGATTGGGTCGCACGCATATGGATCAATCGACAGTCAGAAATCGGCCAAATGCTGCCATTTGAAATGACCAGCTATCGACCAAAATGAGGCGTTCAAATCATCTACTAGACTGGGGCGATTCAGGCGGCATAAAGGTGAACCACAGTCACGGAGTTGCTAGTTCGTGAAATGCTGAAGGTGATCCACCAAAGCAGCGTTTCGATACTGTCGCCATATTGGCGCGCGCCAGTCCAATATGACGAGTCGCCTGGACGACGGCCCCGGCCAAGCTACCCGAGCAATCAAATGCTTATTCGCCCGCGTGGTCGTTGCCACCGTGCGCGGCGATGAACATGGCGACGGCCGACCGGCAATAGGATTCGACTTCATTGTCGTCCTCTGCTTTCGCCTCATCGAAGCGGGCGATCATCAGGAGATCGGCCCCTTTGAAAAGCGCGGCAAACAAGCGGGCGGACTGGAGAGGATCGGGCACGTTCAGAACCGCCTTCGCGTGCAACTGACGCAACAGGGCCTCGATTTGGGCGATGACATAGGCGGGGCCGGCTTCGTAATGGAGCTTGCTTAACGACTTTTGATTCGTCTTGTCGACCATGATCATGGCTTCGACACTGCGCACGTCCGGGCTCAACAACGTGCGAAGCAGGAATATTCCCACCGCCATGAGCTGATCTGCCGCCGAACCGTCGACGCCTTCAATAAGGGCCTGTGGTGCAAACTGCTGGCAGTGGGCCGCGATAGCCGCGCTGAACAGCGCCTCCTTGTTCTCGAAGTGCCGATAGATGCTTAGCTTGGATATCTTCGCCCGCTGGGCGACCTTGTCCATGGTCGTCGCTTGAAAACCCAACTCCACAAAAAGTTCGCACGCGGCGTCGACTATCGTTTGGCCAAGCGCCTCGTTGGCGGGCCGGCCGCGCCGGCCCTGGTTGTTTTCGGTCATAAAAATTCCAGTACTTGACAGTATTCTAATTCCTGAATTAGGGTACTTCAAAGTATCTTAAACGTGCAAGCCAATCTCCCTTCATCCCCAATACGGAGCCCATCACCATGAATGACGTCATCATCATCGGCGGCAGCTTTGCCGGTCTTGCTGCAGCCCTGCAGCTCGGGCGTGCCCGCCGAAAGGTCACCGTTCTCGATACCGGCCTGCCGCGCAATCGCTTCGCCGACCACTCGCATGGCCTGCTCGGCCACGACCACAAGCCACCGCTGGAGATCCTGGCCGAGGCGCGGCAGCAGTTGGCGCGCTATCCCACGGTCAGGCTCGTCACTGCGCGGGCCGAGAGTATCTCCGGCGCCATCGACGATTTCTCCGTACTCACTGGCGATGGCGAAAGCCTCAAGGCGCGCCGCCTGATCCTGAGCTATGGCGTCGCCGACCAGATGCCTGAAGTTCCCGGCTTTGCCGAAGGCTGGGGCACCTCCATCGTTCCCTGCCCCTATTGCGACGGCTTTGAAGTTGCCGGCCGGCATTGGGGCCTCGTCTGGTCCGGCCCGCCGTCGCACAACTACGTCAGGCTATACCACGACTGGACCGACACATTGACGGTCTTCGCCAATGGTCACGACATTCCACCCGACATCCGGGCCGATCTGGCGCGCCGCGGCATCCCTGTCGTCGATGGCAGGATCACCGAAATCGACCATGACGAGAGCCATAACACCACCGTCAAGCTAGACGCCGGCCCCCCTGTCGCGGTCGACATTCTGTTCGCGCATCCGCGCAACAAGCCGTCCGCAAGCCTGCATGAATCGCTGGGCCTCGCCACGGTCGATACGCCCCTGGGCATCGCCCTCAAGGTCGACGAGCGCCGCGAAACCAGCATGCCCGGCGTCTACGCCGCCGGCGACCTCGCCAATCTCCTCATGCCCTCGGTCACCACGGCATCATGGCAAGGCGCGACGGCGGGTATCTCCGCCCAGCAGTCGATGCTGGTTTGAGAGCACAGATTCCCTTCTTCGGTTGTCGCAGGCTTCTGAAGGTTGCTTCGAAGCAGCATCGATCACGCCAGTTTCAATTTCACAATAGACGGGAGCGCCACCATGACCGACCTAAAGCCGCTAGACCATAAATTCAAACCGCTAGACGATAAATTCCCGCTTCAGCGCCAACTCGGCATCGCGGCCGCGCCAGTCGTGCTCATCAACCTCTTCACGCCCGCACCTGTTCCAGAAGGTCGCCGTCCCCGGCTTTTGCACGGCCTAGTTAGAGCGAATCAAAACGAGGAAATGTCATGACCGAGCAAAATGCCTATCAGGTCGCCGACTGGAATGGCCAAAGCGGAGAGTACTGGGTCGCCAACCAGGCCCGGCTCGACGCCATGTTTGCGGTGTTCGGCCAGGCCGCGATAGAAGCCGCCGCGCCCGCAACGGGTGAGCACGTGCTGGACGTCGGCTGCGGCGCGGGCGCGTCGAGTCTGGCTCTGGCCGCCCGCGTCGGCGCGGGCGGCCATGTGCTGGGCGTGGACATATCCGAACCGCTGATCGGCCGAGCGTGCGCGCTTGCGCCACAGGATACGCCGGCCCAGTTCCGGGTAGCCGACGCCAGCAGCGCCGAGCTGCCCGAGCGCGCGTTCGACATCCTGTTCTCGCGTTTCGGAGTGATGTTCTTCGACGATCCGACAGGGGCGTTCGCCCATATGCGACGCGCGCTCCGGCCGGGCGGGCGGGTCGCTTTCGTCTGCTGGCGCGGCGTGGCCGAGAACGATTGGGTGCGCCTGCCGATGGGCGCGATCAAGGGCATCGTCCCGCCGACCGCACCGCCCGATCCCGAAGCGCCCGGCCCCTTCTCGTTCGGCGACCGGGGGCGGGTGATGCGCATCCTGACAGCAGCCGGTTTCACCGATGTCACTATCACGCCCTTCGATGCTTCCATCCCGTTCGGCGAGGGCGGGACGCGGGACGCGGCGATCGACGACGCGGTGAAGATGGCGTTCGAGGGCGGCCCGCTGTCGCTTGTGCTCGCGGATCAGCCCGACGACATCCGCGCCCACGCCTGGGCCGCGGTTCGTGCCGCCTTGGCGGGCCTCCCCGGCGAGCGGTCGGTGATGATCGACGGCGCGGCGTGGATCGTCATGGCACGCAATCCGGCAGCTAGCAGCGATTAACAGGGGGAGACGTATTTATTCCTCTAGTTGCGTATCCATCAAAGCATCGATGTAGGGTGCCTTGTGCGCGAGATATTCGGCAATGCCTTCCCGGTTGTTGGCTTCGAGCCGTAGCTTCAAATCCTGATACTGCTGCCGGATGCTGCCGTTTTCTCTCAAAAGGTCTCGGAAGCGTAGCATTCGCGCAATCTGTCCATGACCAGCGATGCACACGTGTATTTTATGAGTTCTCACCCCATCGACATCGCGACGGTAAAAGTGATGGTCGATCGAAAGATCTGTTCCCCGTACATAGCCCAATGTATGCATGAACTCGCCACGAGCCGCTTCATTTACGTGCTCCGACACCACAACCAAAATGTCGATTTCTGGTTTGGCGCAAAGCCCAGGAACAGCGGTACTACCGACATGATGAGTTTCGATCAGCTCAGCTCCAAAGCCCTTCGCTATTCGTCGTTTTTCGGTAGTAAAAAGTAGCGGCCATTGAGGATCATAGGGCGAGATTTTACTGGTGAGGGTCATCAGCTGTCCTTGCGTCATAGTCGAAGGAGAGAAGATTAACCGTGGTTCAAAAAATTTGAAGTCGGCCATGGGGCCCACGGCAGAAAATAGGCGCTTGAGATTGAAATATTTACTTTGAACAGAGGATGTCGGGCTCTGATTTCGCTTAGCTGCGCGCTAAGGAGGCGTTTTCAGCGGTCAGTATGCGGGCCGTCTGGAAAGACCGACTTTTTTCAATGAAATCTGCCACAACGACCAGTCACAACAAGTGATGGTCGCTATACGAGCCATCGCTGCCTGTCAGTTTGAATCCTCTTACAAGTATTCGCGTCTAGAGTTTCACTGCCAACTATCCTGAAACAAGATCAGAATTCAGGCGTGCAACGTCAGGTGACTTCGTCCTCAGGGAAACCGGTATGACAAATCCGCAAGATAAAGCCGAGTCCGACGCGGATTTAGCTCAGATGGTGATAGGACGAGGGCCCTGCACCTATCTATTGCTGCTCTTACTAGGATTGATCCTTCTGTTTCCCTTCCTTGAGGAGGGTTTAATGCCTCGCTTGTCGCTCGGCATTCTGTTTTCAACGGTGCTGCTCGTGGGCGCTTTCGCCACCAGGCAGACTCGGCGAGGGTTCATCCTCAAGCTGTGTCTGGCGCTGCTTGGGGTTGGCCTTCAATGGGCGGCCTTGGGGGCTGGGAGTATCGCGATTCTTAAGCTTGCCGGGATTTCCTATGCGGCGTCTCTTGCGGTTTCGTTTAGCGGAGTGCTTCGCTATATCCTCATGCGCGGGCCAATTACAGCTGACAAACTGCATGGCGCGCTGGCGGGTTACATCATGCTGGCCTTCGTTTGGTCCTTCATCTTTGCCCTGGTCGAGATATCCGCCGCAGGCTCATTCGGCCCTGGCCAACTCGACTTCGCACAGCCCGGGACCTTCTTCAAACTGATCTATTTCAGCCTCACGACGCTCACCACCACCGGCTACGGTGACGTTATCCCGCTGACCAACCACGCCCGCTCACTTGTGATGGTCGAAGAATTTTCCGGCGTCTTTTACGTTGGTGTTGTGATTGCGCGGCTTGCCGGTCTTTATCCGTCGAATCAGGTCAGGTAACTGTCGATTTGCCTGAGCCACCTCCGGGGGGTAAGCAAGCAGGGTCGGACAAATGTCCCACCAACGCGTGAATGGGACGTAGCGTAAATCCTGTCTTTCAAAGTCCTGCACCGAAACGATACTGCCAGACCATGCCGACAGCATCGTATTCGCTGCCCGTGCGGGAATGTCCGCCATAGCTCGCATTCAGCTTTATCGAATGGTTGCGGTTCAACGGCAGCGAAAGGGTGCAGCCGTAGCGGGTGCTTTCCTGAAAATCACGGTTACTGACCCCATCCACTGAGCTGCTGCCGCCAGCGAAGTAGGTCGCATCCAGCGAACCCCAGACCCCATAGTTGAAGGCGTAGATAAGATGCCCCTGTATTTGGTAAATCGGATCCTGGGAAAGCACGTGGTCGCCGAGTAACTCGTCATTGTCGGTGAAAAAGGTTCCTGCGCCGGATAATTCCAGGGTCACTGGCCCCACACGTTTGGAAACCCCGAGTTCAGGCTTGAATGACCAGCGATTATTGCCCAGATTGATCAGCCTGCTGTCGTCGTATTGGCCCAGTGGCGCCGTGATCGCCAGGCTGGCGCCGATAATCACATCCTGTTGGTAGCTGGGGAACTCGGCCAGGGACATCGCCGGGGCGCCATACAAGTTGACCGAGAAGCGAAATCTTGGGTCGATCAGCCCAGAGACATGACGCTCCCTGGGTTCGCCGGCAAGCAGGGCTGAGCCGGTCAGTTTTGCCTCGGGCACGACGATATCGAACTTCCCCGAGCGGCCCCAGACGTCCAGGGATCTGGCAAAGGCAAACACGACCGTCTTGATATTGAG of the Pseudomonas frederiksbergensis genome contains:
- a CDS encoding transporter; its protein translation is MKHNLCVIRLVRFASASVIMLATGAVAEDLEPRSYANTPVGINFLLIGYSDLHGNVTANPSIPLEDARLNIKTVVFAFARSLDVWGRSGKFDIVVPEAKLTGSALLAGEPRERHVSGLIDPRFRFSVNLYGAPAMSLAEFPSYQQDVIIGASLAITAPLGQYDDSRLINLGNNRWSFKPELGVSKRVGPVTLELSGAGTFFTDNDELLGDHVLSQDPIYQIQGHLIYAFNYGVWGSLDATYFAGGSSSVDGVSNRDFQESTRYGCTLSLPLNRNHSIKLNASYGGHSRTGSEYDAVGMVWQYRFGAGL